Proteins from a single region of Styela clava chromosome 1, kaStyClav1.hap1.2, whole genome shotgun sequence:
- the LOC144422292 gene encoding uncharacterized protein LOC144422292, producing the protein MNDEHIHACFKLNCESQENKTHCCARYDMFDRIEAFCCSIDEFIDHHLLPHVEQHSFVPQLHYIQHEHEEEPDSTNSITESQNLVTEATQHSKLPEPHALGWTYIGVASGVIVLLIFVAVVLAIVYIFYHWRKKYGRDGGQAYYQRGHCGQEVVVFRSVPPNQPEQTTMLSNEPEVLSSTSSNNENRRESQPPPYSSYTKGTCSSCGDHNDNERRNSTKEKLFCSLPES; encoded by the exons atgaatgacgAGCATATTCATGCATGCTTCAAACTCAATTGTGAATCTCAAGAAAATAAAACACATTGTTGTGCAAGATATGATATGTTTGACCGAATAGAAGCTTTTTGTTGTAGTATTGATGAATTTATAGATCATCATCTGTTACCACA TGTTGAACAGCATTCTTTCGTTCCTCAACTCCACTATATTCAACATGAACATGAAGAAGAACCAGACTCGACCAATTCAATCACAG AAAGTCAAAACTTGGTGACAGAAGCGACACAGCATAGTAAATTGCCAGAACCTCATGCTCTCGG ATGGACCTATATTGGGGTTGCAAGTGGGGTTATAGTATTGTTGATATTCGTTGCTGTAGTGTTGGcgattgtatatatattttaccatTGGAGAAAGAAGTATGGTCGAGACGGTGGACAAGCATATTATCAAAGAGGACATTGTGGGCAAGAGGTTGTAGTGTTTAGATCAGTGCCACCTAATCAACCTGAG CAAACAACAATGCTTTCAAATGAACCTGAAGTATTATCTTCAACTTCATCGAACAATGAAAATag GAGGGAAAGCCAACCACCACCATATTCATCATACACTAAGGGAACTTGTTCTTCATGTGGTGATCATAATGACAACGAAAGGAGAAAttcaacaaaagaaaaattattttgttctcTCCCTGAATCTTAA